GAGGATGAAGATGATTCCGAGCCCGGCGCCATGCTTGACCAGGCGGTCTACCAGGCCGACTATCTGCTGAGTCAGCTGTCCAGCCCCGAAGTAGTCAGTGCCGAAGCGGCATTGGATGAGGCGGAGGTGGAGGAGGAGCCGGATGTCGCCAGTCATGAGCCTGCGTTCGGGTACGAGCAGATCAGTCTGGAAACCTGGCCCTTGATTGCTCAGGATGTGCCCATACGTGGAGTGCTACGTGCTATTGTCGAGGCGACTGAGCTGGTTAGGGTTTCGGTAGAGGGGCTAGAGCTGACTTGCGAAGATCAGCAGCACTCTCTGTTCAGTGCCCGTCAGCAATCCTTGCTGGAAGAGGCGCTTGCAGACTATTTTAAACGTCCAGTACGGATTAGCTGCCAGTCTTCGCGGGGGTTGGTACATACTGCCACGGTTTACAAGGCGCAGGCCAGAGCGCTGCGCCAGCAACAGGCTGAGACCGCTATCCACAACGATGCGACATTGCATGCGTTGCTCGATGCATTCGAAGCAATTATCCAACCCGGATCAATCAAACCGGTCGAATTACAGAGAGGTTGACATGTTAAAAGGTGGAATGGGCAATCTGCTGAAGCAAGCCCAGAAAATGCAAGAGCAAATGCAGAAAATGCAGGAAGAGCTGGCAAATGCAGAAACCACCGGTGAGTCGGGTGCTGGTCTGGTCAAAATCGTGATGACGGGTCGTCATGATGTCAAACGCGTCACCATTGATGACAGCCTGATGTCTGAAGATAAAGAGATGCTGGAAGACCTGCTGGCTGCAGCGGTAAACGATGCTGTTCGCAAGATTGAAGCTGTTAACAAGGAAAAGATGGCCAGTGCAACTTCTGGCATGGGTCTGCCTCCTGGCTTCAAGATGCCCTTCTAATCATGCATTTCAGTCCACTCATTGATCAGTTGATGGACTCGTTGCGCTGTCTGCCCGGGGTTGGCCCCAAGACTGCGCAACGCATGGCCCTGCATTTGCTGGAGAGAGACCGGGTAGGTGCCGAACGGCTGGCCCAGGCGATGTTGAAGGCGGTGGAGCTGGTCGGGCACTGTGAAAAGTGCCGAAATTTAAGTGAGTCGCCCATTTGTCGGCTATGTGAAAGCAGCCATCGCGATGAGTCCTTGCTCTGTGTGGTGGAAATGCCGGCAGACGTCCTTGCTATTGAGCAGACAGGCAGTTACAGAGGGCACTATTTTGTGCTGATGGGGCATTTGTCCCCCATCGAAGGTATTGGACCGGAGCAGCTGGGTATCGCTCAGCTATTGAGTCGGGTTCGTAACAGTGCTGTTGAAGAAATCATCATTGCTACCAATCCTACGGTGGAAGGAGAGGCGACGGCGCACTACATCGTTGAGCAGATGCGTGCACTGCCGGTCAAGGTATCCCGGATTGCCCACGGCGTGCCTTTGGGTGGTGAGCTGGAGTACGTGGATGGAGGTACGCTGGTTCACGCATTAAGCGGGCGACGCTCCCTGCGCTGAAGCCGTTGGCGTTAGCTATCTCAATTGTTGTATCGGCGACTGTCTGGATTCAGTCACATGAATGAATCATGGTCAGATCATTGTCGTTGACTAGCGGATTCTGAAAGAGAGGTAATCGGATGACCGAGGCCATCATGCCAGAGTATGAATGGGTTGCTGACAATGCGTCGCTGGCCCGCTGCTGTAAACGTTGGCTGAAGCGGCAGAGTCTGATGATTGATACTGAGTTTGAGCGCACTCAGACTTTTTACCCGCGCCCTGGTTTGATCCAGGTCTACGATGGTGAGCAGATCACGCTGATTGATCCACTGAAGGTAACAGATATGGCACCACTGCGTGAGGTGCTGACTGATCCTGCCGTGCTGAAGGCGGTGCACTCCGGCTCTGAGGATGTGGAGCTGTTTATTCATCGTCTGGCAATTACACCACAACCTTTGTTCGACACGCAGATTGCTGCGGCCTATGCCGGTGTTGGCCAGGGGATGGGATTTCAGCGACTGGTTGAAAGCCTGACGGGAACGGTATTGTCCAAGGAGCAGACTCGCTCGGACTGGCTGCAGCGACCTCTGTCTGAAGCTCAATGTCACTATGCCAGTGAAGATGTGTTCTGGCTGCTACCGGTTTTTGAAGAGCTTTACGCCAAATTACAGACTTTGGGGCGCCTCCGCTGGCTGCTGGATGATACCTCTGAGCAGGTTGCCCAGATTGCCCGGGGAGTAGCTCCACAGGACTATTACGCCAAGGTGAAAATGGCCTGGCAGTTGAAGCCGCGTGAACTGGCTATCCTGCGTGATCTGTGTGACTGGCGAGAAGGTATTGCGCGATCTCAGGATCTGTCACGGAATATGGTGATGCCTGATCGTGTACTGTTTGAAGTTGCCAAGCGTAAACCCTTTAAACTCGAACAGTTGATGGGGATTGAAGGGGCTAGGGCTCATCTGGTCAAGCGCCATGGTAAAACGGTGCTGGCGATCGTAGAGGCGGTGCGGGCATTGCCTGACGAAGCCTTGCCGCCTGCGCTGCCCAAGCCGTTATCCAAATCTGCCCAGCAGAGACTAAATACCATTCGTGGGCGTATCGACACCGTTGCTGAACCATTGAACGTGCCGGTGGATATGCTGGCACGCAAGCGAGATCTTGAGGTACTGGCGCGTCGCCCCGAACTGCTGGCACTGCCTGACAAATGGCCTGTGGGCCTGCAAGGCTGGCGTGGAGAGTTGTTGAGCGAGTGTTTGAGCTCGTTGCGTTTTAATGAGTAGAAAAATGAAGCCTGTCCTCTGCAGTATTTATAAAAGCCCCAAGCGGGATGAAATGTACCTCTACGTGCTCAAGCAGGAGCAGTTTGCCAAAGTGCCAGAGTTGTTGCTGGAGCAGTTTGGCAAGCCTGTTCATGTGTTCGACATGCTGTTGAAGGCTGATCGTAAACTTGCTCGAGCGAAGGTCGAAGATGTGCTGGCGGCAATAGAGAGTCAGGGCTTCTTTTTGCAGATGCCCCCTCCCAAAGAGGCATACATGCTGGATAACTATCGAGCGCCGACAGAGGGTCGCTACTGATGTTGCGTGAGCATTTCTGGGATCAGTATTCCCTCGAAGAGCTGAACCACGATGAGTGGGAAGCATTGTGCGATGGTTGTGGTAAATGCTGCCTGCACAAGCTTGAAGATGAGGACACCGGTGAGATTTACCATACTCGGGTTGCTTGCAAGGAGCTGGACATCAAGTCTGGTGGTTGTATGCACTATGAAGACCGATTGTCACGTGTACCAGATTGTGTACAAATGACGCCGGAGCTTGTTCGTAGTGTCAACTGGCTGCATCCGTCGTGTGCGTACCGACGGGTTGCAGAAAAAAGAGGGCTGCCCGACTGGCATCCTCTCATTAGTGGCAAAGCTGCAACTAGCAAGACTGGGCGCATTAAACTGAAGCGGCTGGCTATCAGTGAGAGAGTGGTGCCTGTGGATGCCGACTGGGAATTGTTGATTGTCGATATCACTGACTTGTGATGTTCCGCAATAATTTCTTGTTGAGTGCTTGAAACGCCTTGGGGCTTTGGGTAAATTCTTTCGCGCGTTCATCGACTGATTCAAACATCTCTTTCAAATTTAGATGCTGTTCGGTCGATGTGAAAACTGAATTAATAATAGCTATATGCATCAAGAGTAGGGCTGACGTCCTCGCCAACCTGCCTAACCTGGGCAAGGTGGACTCCCGTAAGGGAGATGCGGCCAACTGGCAACCAAACAGGCCTTTCTCACGTCAGCTCTCATAAAACCATGGGAGCCTCAAATGCTAGATACCCCCACCACCGATTTCGACTCCTGCAGCAGCGACCTGAGTTCGCCTGTTTCAGCTCCCTTTACCTCTCCTCAATGGATTTTTCACCGCGAGCACAATTGTGCGCTCCGAATCTGGACCGCCGAAGGGAAGCGCAAGGATGCATGGGGATTGGCATGGGCGACTACTTTCCTCTATGTCGAGTATTGTGCGGGTAAAAATCGCCACGCCTATCGTTGTTACGAGTTTCGTTTTGGTATCTCAATTCAACAGTGGCTTGTAGATGTCTTTGAGCGTCAGTTGTTCGCTGATCTTAATGTTGCTGAAACACAGCGCTGGCAGCAGGCAGAGTCTGTGTAAATCACAGACTCTCAGCAATCCAATGAAGTCTGATAATCATAAATGCCGGTAGCTTGAGCTTTTTTTCTGATGCTCTAGGCGCTGCTATTCATCTTTGCTATAAGTTAGCCAGAAGAAATGTCTGGTAACAGACTACTTTCATGATCACCTTTCTTATGGGATGGATATGTTAGTGGGGATGGATGTGCGCGCTATACGTACTTGTTGTTCCTGGCTTATTGCTGCTTGTCTGGCATTCTCTGTCGGAAGTGCAATAGCTGCCCCCTCGGATGTGCGGCTGCTGGTCGATGTGTCCGGCAGTATGAAGCAGAACGATCCGAGCAATCTGCGTGTGCCTGCTGTTCAGCTGTTGGCACAGCTGATTCCTTCAGGCAGCCAGGCTGGATTCTGGAACTTTGGTAATCAGCCCTACACCTTAATGGCGCATGGCATGGTCAGTGAGGCCTGGCGCAAGGCGGCGGTACAGAGTGCTGATCGAATCACTAGTAGTGATCAGTGGACGGATATTGCCGCCGCCTTGAAGCAGGCGGCCGCGGCCAAAACGCAGGGTAGCATTCCCCAGCATATTATTTTGCTGTCAGATGGTATGGTCGATCTTGATCAGGACAAAGCCAGAAACGCGGCGTCCCGTAATGAAATTGTCGACTCTATTCTCCCGCAGCTGGCCAAAGCCGGCTTTCATGTGCACACCATCGCACTGTCTGATCAAGCAGATAAAGAACTGCTATCGTTGCTGGCTAAGCGCACCGGCGGCATGTTTGCCGAAGCGCGCAGTGCAGATGACCTTGCACGAATATTTGCACGTATTCTGGAAACGGCCGCGCCTGCAGAGCAGCTACCTCTGGTAGGTAATACCTTTGATGTGGACCGCACCATTCAGGAGTTCACGCTGTTAGCGTTCAGGGTGCCAACATCACCGGCACTGACCCTGACCACGCCTGACAAGAAAACCTACACCATGAGCCAGCATGACCCGAATGTACGCTGGTATCACGACCAGGGGTACGACATCGTCACCGTGCGCAAGCCGGAAGAAGGAAAATGGTCTCTGAAGGCAGATGTCGATCCACAAAATCGCGTCACCATCGTGAGTGATTTCAATCTGAACGTAGAGCCTTTGCCTGCATCGGCCTATCTTGGAGAGAAGCTTGACCTGAAATTCTCGTTCCAGGAGAAAGGCAAGAATATCGTTATCCCTGCCTTTCACCAGATCATGGAAAACAGCCTGAGGGTGCTGTTCCCTGACTCGCAATTGCAGATCTACAAGATTGGTACTGAGTATCTGCAACTCCCTGAAGGCGTATATGACAAGCCGCTGGATATGCTCACGCAGCCAGGGCAGTACGAGCTGAAAGTAGTGGTGGATGGCAAGACCTTCCGTCGACTGGTATCGATGCCGATCACCATTCATGCGCCACTGGAGTTGAAGGGTAAAGCTGATACCACTGATGGCAACGCGAAAATTGTGGTCGAGGCCAGACCTGATACGGATGCCCTCAAGCCGGAAGCCAGTCAGGTCAAGGTGATCATGACAGATAAGGACAACAAACAAACCAGTGCCAACATGGTGTGGATGCCGGAAGAGAAGCGCTGGGTCGCTGAGCTGAAGCCAGAGCAGCAGGGCGATGTCACTATCAAAGCCGAGGTCAATGGCCAGCTTCAGGACGGTAAGGCGATATCGTTCTCTCCGCCGCCAGTCGAAGTAAATTTTGCTGTTGAAAATGCGCCCAAGATCGAAAAGGCTAACATCGAGACACAGGTTGCTTCAGGCATGGCAATAGAGCAGCCCATGGTCGCCTCTCCTTCTCCCGCCGCTGCGGAAAAAGAAGTGTCTGATCCCAGTGGTGTAAAAATCACCAATGAGAAAGGGGAAGAGGTGAAAGCGCCAGAGCAGCCTCCAGAGCCTCCTGCAACGATAGAAGAGGAGCAGGGCACCAACTGGATTCTGATTGGCAGCATTGTCGGTATTAACCTGTTCCTGGTCGCAGGTGGCATACTGGCGTTCCGTGCGCTGATGAAGCGCAAGAAAGCCAAAGATGCGGCAGAAGATCAGCAGGTTGTTTAACCTCCATCCCGGAGTTGGGTACTAATGTGTGAATTGCTTGGCATGAGTGCCAATGTGCCAACCGATATATGCTTCAGCTTTACCGGTTTGATGCAGCGTGGTGGGGGAACAGGCCCCCACCGTGATGGTTGGGGAATTGCGTTCTATGAAGGCAAGGGGTGTCGTACCTTCCATGACCCTGGTCCCAGCGTCAACTCAGAGATTGCGCGTCTGGTGCAGCGTCATCCGATCAAAAGCCATATTGTCATCAGTCATATCCGCCAGGCCAATGTAGGGCAGGTATGTCTGGAGAACACACATCCTTTCAGTCGTGAGCTGTGGGGGCGTCATTGGACCTATGCGCACAATGGGCAGCTGACGGCAGAGGTTTTCAGCTGGCCTGTCGATATCTACCAGCCTGTCGGCACTACTGACAGCGAACAGGCATTCTGCTGGTTGCTGGGGCAGATCAGACAACAGTTTCCGCAGCCTCCGGCAGATGAAATACAGCAGCAAAGACTGAATGATCTGATCAGGCGGTGCTGCGATCAGCTGCGCGGTCTGGGTGTGTTCAACATGATGCTGAGCGATGCAGAGCGTCTGTACGTATACTGCACGACCAAACTGCACTGGATCACCCGTCGTGCACCTTTTGGCCAGGCGGTGCTCTCAGATGCTGATCTCAGCGTCGATTTTGGTACAGAGACCACTCCCAATGATGTAGTGACGATGATTGCGACGATGCCTCTGACCACCAATGAAGTTTGGCAACCTCTCCATGTTGGTGAGTTACTGGTCTTTCGATTAGGGCTGATAGAGGCTCATTTGGGGCGCGAAGAGTAGTCTTAGTTACTGGCTGGATGACGGTGACGAGAGAAAAGAGCAGGAACTGCAGTGGTCAGCTATTTCCGGATAGCTTCTTAGCATCTTTTCCCTCATCGCCGGGGTTAAACCACCGTTGTGGCCATGAGGCCTCTGTTCGTTGTAATAGCTCATCAGGTAGTCACCGATATCCTTGGTCGCCTGATCCGGCTGGTGTATCCACACTTCGGCACCCACTCACTTTTCACACTGCGAAAGAGCCGCTCCATAGGTGCATTGACGCTCCTATGTCAAGGCACCCGTACTGATTCTGCCAGGTCCGCAAGGTCAGCGTCGTATCCACAGTGGCAGACATCGCCCAGCCCACCACTCGACGGGCATAAAGGTCCATCACAACAGCAAGATAGGACCACTGCTCACCCGTCCATATGTAGGTGATATCGCCACACCACACCTGATTGGGCTGCACGGTATCAAAAGCACGATCCAGACGATTCGGCACCACCGCATGCATCTGCCGGGCCTGCTTATAACGATGTCTCTCCGGTTGACGGCTCATGAGACAGGCTTCCCTTACGGAAGAGCCTTTCTCGGTCACTAACGCGATGGCCTCCAGTTTGAACTCTGGCGTAAAGGGCTGACGACGTTTGCTCATAAACAAGACACCTCACTGAGCGCGTTAGAATAACGCTTTACTGAGTGTCCGAAATCATTGAGCCACTACACTCCAATGTAGTTACTTAGCGTGGGCGAGGAGGGCGATGGAGCTAACAATCTGCCCTAATGTGTGGGGGAGGGCGCTGTTATTAGCCGACATCTGCAGAAACCACCTGATTCGTGAAGTTGATGACTCTTGTCCATAATCAGCACACCCTTCCGGCGCAATCTGGATTGTTTGTAAGTTTGTATATATATTGCGTTGCATTCTGTAGGCCCTGCATCAGTGGAGCCGGTCAATGGGCGTGAAGGCATCGCAGTACAGCCTCCGTCAGCTAACAAAAGGAGTAGTGGTAATGAATAAATGGATAGGTATCGGCGTTCTCGCTGTCGCAGTGGGAGCGGGTGTGGCTTGGCAGCAAGGATGGCTGAATACCACTTCCATGTCTGCCAAGGTCAATATGACCGACTACGTACCGGCCGATACTGTGTTCTACGCTGGTGGTACTGCGGATGCCAAAGCCTTCGAGTACCTGCGTAATATGGATATCTTCCGCGGCATGCAGGGTGACCTGGATTCAATGCTGGCGGACATGGATAAGGGCGAGTTGAAGGACAATCCGACCGTCCGTTTCATCAAATACCTTGCTGTTGACCTGTTCGGCAATATGACCACTTACGGTGAGCTGGTTGATCACTACGGTATCGATGTCAGCAAACCACAAGCTCTCTACATGGATGGCGTTGTACCTGTCATCCGTATCAGTCTGGCCAACCAGGAAACCTTCTGGAAGGCATTCAATGAAGCCTCTGAAAAGAGTGGACTGAAAGCACAGCAGGAAACCGTTCAGGGCCACACATTTACCCGCTGGCGTTTGACACCTGAGGGCGAAGCCAAAACGGCTGATCTGGTGGTGAGTGTCGAAAATGGCATTGCTACAGTGACCGCGTTCTATTTCAAGGATACCGAGCAGTCCAGGCTGCAACGGCTGGCTTATGTGAAGCCGCAGAAGTCACTGACTGACAGTGGCGAAATCGCCGAATTGTCCAAGACCTACGGATGGACGGGTTCTACTGTGGCGATGCTGAATATCAAGCGGCTGGCTGAAGGCATCCTGTTGCCAGACAGCAACGGTTTCGGACGCGAACTGAATGCCATCCTGACGGATGGTGGCAAGCCTTCCCCCGTGGCAACCCGCTTTACTGCCGAATGCCGTCAGGAAATGGCCGGCCTTGCAGGCCAGGTGCCGCGTCTGATGTCGAGCTATCTGCCAGCGGTAGAAAAAGACGGCAAAATGACACAAAGCAGCCCGCTGCTGCTTGAAATCAAGAATGCGCCCACTCTGGCCAGCCTGCAAAAACTGCGCGGGCATATTCCTGCACACACCCTGGATGCCAATGGCCAGATCGTCGGTTTCGGTCTGGGGCTGGATGTTAATAATCTGGTACCTGCTACTACCGAGCTTTGGAATGCTTTCACTCAGGCCAAGTTCAGCTGCCCTGAGCTGGTTGAAGCTCAGCAGCAGATGGCCAGTGTCAGCCCCGCCTATCTGGGGATGGCGACGGGGATGCTGCAGGGCGTAAAAGGGGCAGGTTTCTCCCTTTACGATCTGGTGATGTCTAAAGACAGCCCCATCCCTGAGAAGTATTCCTTCCTGCTCAGTATTGCCACCGAGAACCCGCAGATGCTGCTGTCCATGCTGAGCAGTTCTCCGTTTGGTGCCATGGTGCAGATTCCGGCCGACGGCAGTATCGCTGATGTTGATCTGTCTGACGTTGCTCCCGGTCTGAAAATCAAGGCTGGGGTGAAAGGGAAGTTCATTGTTGCTTACGCTGGTGAGCCTGCACAGAAGGCAGTGGATACGCTGGATAAGGAAACCATCGATGCCAATGGCATGCAGAGCCTGTCGTTCAACTACCCGAAAGTGGCTCAGCTGGTTGATCAGCTTCCCGGTATGGTGACTGATGCCATGTCCAATGAGATGGGCAGTGGCTGCGTGCAGAAAGCGACGCTGGCGCACATGCTGCGTCTGCCCGCTGTCATCAGCTATAACGCTGACTTCAGCAAGGATGGCCTGTTGGCGAACACCGCCATGACACTGACCAAAGAGCAGCCAGAGAAAGCGATCTCTCCGGTGGGCAAGTTCAACGTTTATGATCAGACCTTCGACTGCGCTCAGGGCGACATGGTGGGTAGCGAAGAGATTCGCGCTGATGGCACGGGTTCGTACGTCATGAAAGACGATGCTGGCCAGTGTGATCTGTCCAAGATCGACTACAAATGGACCCAGAAAGGCAGTGCCATGGTCATGAGCGAGGGAAAATCCACTCACCGCGACAGCTGTGATGCAGAGTGGACTGCGCCTGAGCCCTACACCGCGCGCTGCACCCTGATGCCTGCCGATAAGGGCTTCAAGTGCCTGTACATGGAAGAGGAAAGCCAGAGCCTCTACCACTATCAACCCGCTCAATAAAGTAACCTTCCCAATAACGTACCCGGTAGCAGGCGTGCTAACGGGTACGGAAGCACACAATACAAAAAGCCGGTGGATTCACTCCATCGGCTTTTTGCTTTTCTGCCGCAGCGTATACGGTCAGTCGCCCAATGGCTGACTGTCATCGTCGTGATCGCGGTATGCAATTAGCTGATGCTTGATCCGACGGATGTTTTCCAGAGCCGGTGCGCCCAGGGCCAATGACAGCTCTGACGCCAGCACATCAATCACCGCCAGCAGTGCATAGCGTGAAGGTGTCGGCTGGTTGACGAACTGCTTCTCTTCGGGGATATCCACTGCCAGCACAATATCGGCGTGTTCAGTGAGGGGAGAGTGGGGTCGGGTAATGGCAATCACCTGTGCATCGTACTGATGAGCGATGCGGCAGGCGTTGTGCAAGTCGGTGTAGCGGCCGGTGGTTGAAATGGCGACCAGCACGTCACCTTTCTTGAGGGTCGCGGCGACCATCTGCAGCATCTGACCATCCTGATAGGCATTGACCATCAGACCCAGTCGGAACAGGCGGTTCTGCATATCCTGCGCGGCGATGGTAGAGCCGCCTCCACTGCCGAAGGCGACAATGCGTTTGGCCTGCTGTAACAGAGCAACCGATCGCTGTACACAGTCATCGTTCAGCAGGCCCAGCTGATGCTCAAGTGCCTGCTGGGCTCTACGGATGATCTGCTCGGCGATTTCGCTGTGGCTGCCCGCTGCCACCTGCCCATTGAGGAAGCGCGCCCCCACTGCACGTGCCTGGGCCAGCTGTACCTTGAATTCCCGTAAGCTGCTGAAGCCCAGTTTGCGACAGAAGCGCGTGACTGTTGGGGTGCTGGTGCCTGACCATTCGGCCAG
This genomic interval from Pokkaliibacter sp. MBI-7 contains the following:
- a CDS encoding MurR/RpiR family transcriptional regulator, encoding MTPVIPDIISLLKEQRLSMSKADLRLTDLILEDIDRAVHASTTELAEWSGTSTPTVTRFCRKLGFSSLREFKVQLAQARAVGARFLNGQVAAGSHSEIAEQIIRRAQQALEHQLGLLNDDCVQRSVALLQQAKRIVAFGSGGGSTIAAQDMQNRLFRLGLMVNAYQDGQMLQMVAATLKKGDVLVAISTTGRYTDLHNACRIAHQYDAQVIAITRPHSPLTEHADIVLAVDIPEEKQFVNQPTPSRYALLAVIDVLASELSLALGAPALENIRRIKHQLIAYRDHDDDSQPLGD
- the recR gene encoding recombination mediator RecR; its protein translation is MHFSPLIDQLMDSLRCLPGVGPKTAQRMALHLLERDRVGAERLAQAMLKAVELVGHCEKCRNLSESPICRLCESSHRDESLLCVVEMPADVLAIEQTGSYRGHYFVLMGHLSPIEGIGPEQLGIAQLLSRVRNSAVEEIIIATNPTVEGEATAHYIVEQMRALPVKVSRIAHGVPLGGELEYVDGGTLVHALSGRRSLR
- a CDS encoding class II glutamine amidotransferase, which translates into the protein MCELLGMSANVPTDICFSFTGLMQRGGGTGPHRDGWGIAFYEGKGCRTFHDPGPSVNSEIARLVQRHPIKSHIVISHIRQANVGQVCLENTHPFSRELWGRHWTYAHNGQLTAEVFSWPVDIYQPVGTTDSEQAFCWLLGQIRQQFPQPPADEIQQQRLNDLIRRCCDQLRGLGVFNMMLSDAERLYVYCTTKLHWITRRAPFGQAVLSDADLSVDFGTETTPNDVVTMIATMPLTTNEVWQPLHVGELLVFRLGLIEAHLGREE
- a CDS encoding YbaB/EbfC family nucleoid-associated protein, yielding MLKGGMGNLLKQAQKMQEQMQKMQEELANAETTGESGAGLVKIVMTGRHDVKRVTIDDSLMSEDKEMLEDLLAAAVNDAVRKIEAVNKEKMASATSGMGLPPGFKMPF
- the rnd gene encoding ribonuclease D, whose amino-acid sequence is MTEAIMPEYEWVADNASLARCCKRWLKRQSLMIDTEFERTQTFYPRPGLIQVYDGEQITLIDPLKVTDMAPLREVLTDPAVLKAVHSGSEDVELFIHRLAITPQPLFDTQIAAAYAGVGQGMGFQRLVESLTGTVLSKEQTRSDWLQRPLSEAQCHYASEDVFWLLPVFEELYAKLQTLGRLRWLLDDTSEQVAQIARGVAPQDYYAKVKMAWQLKPRELAILRDLCDWREGIARSQDLSRNMVMPDRVLFEVAKRKPFKLEQLMGIEGARAHLVKRHGKTVLAIVEAVRALPDEALPPALPKPLSKSAQQRLNTIRGRIDTVAEPLNVPVDMLARKRDLEVLARRPELLALPDKWPVGLQGWRGELLSECLSSLRFNE
- a CDS encoding VWA domain-containing protein, with product MDVRAIRTCCSWLIAACLAFSVGSAIAAPSDVRLLVDVSGSMKQNDPSNLRVPAVQLLAQLIPSGSQAGFWNFGNQPYTLMAHGMVSEAWRKAAVQSADRITSSDQWTDIAAALKQAAAAKTQGSIPQHIILLSDGMVDLDQDKARNAASRNEIVDSILPQLAKAGFHVHTIALSDQADKELLSLLAKRTGGMFAEARSADDLARIFARILETAAPAEQLPLVGNTFDVDRTIQEFTLLAFRVPTSPALTLTTPDKKTYTMSQHDPNVRWYHDQGYDIVTVRKPEEGKWSLKADVDPQNRVTIVSDFNLNVEPLPASAYLGEKLDLKFSFQEKGKNIVIPAFHQIMENSLRVLFPDSQLQIYKIGTEYLQLPEGVYDKPLDMLTQPGQYELKVVVDGKTFRRLVSMPITIHAPLELKGKADTTDGNAKIVVEARPDTDALKPEASQVKVIMTDKDNKQTSANMVWMPEEKRWVAELKPEQQGDVTIKAEVNGQLQDGKAISFSPPPVEVNFAVENAPKIEKANIETQVASGMAIEQPMVASPSPAAAEKEVSDPSGVKITNEKGEEVKAPEQPPEPPATIEEEQGTNWILIGSIVGINLFLVAGGILAFRALMKRKKAKDAAEDQQVV
- a CDS encoding YcgN family cysteine cluster protein codes for the protein MLREHFWDQYSLEELNHDEWEALCDGCGKCCLHKLEDEDTGEIYHTRVACKELDIKSGGCMHYEDRLSRVPDCVQMTPELVRSVNWLHPSCAYRRVAEKRGLPDWHPLISGKAATSKTGRIKLKRLAISERVVPVDADWELLIVDITDL
- a CDS encoding YcgL domain-containing protein, with the protein product MKPVLCSIYKSPKRDEMYLYVLKQEQFAKVPELLLEQFGKPVHVFDMLLKADRKLARAKVEDVLAAIESQGFFLQMPPPKEAYMLDNYRAPTEGRY